A single genomic interval of Sporosarcina sp. ANT_H38 harbors:
- a CDS encoding GNAT family N-acetyltransferase — translation MNWYEKLNEYFPVEEMKSKEHMDALLIDKEGVYKKDEGPYHVLMYVELEKFIFVDYLFVSTQSRGMGLGGKLLNMLKSKSKPILLEVEPVDYEDTDTAKRLKFYSRENFTHAQRIGYNRRSLATDENTVLEILYWSPNDSGEEEIYNAMTQTYDEIHTYKDETFYGKKYDPTDKVLVFLSEDKQDILQPFDKPE, via the coding sequence TTGAATTGGTATGAGAAATTAAACGAGTACTTCCCAGTTGAAGAAATGAAGTCAAAGGAACATATGGATGCATTGCTAATAGACAAAGAAGGTGTCTACAAGAAAGACGAAGGACCATATCATGTACTAATGTATGTTGAGTTAGAGAAATTTATATTCGTCGACTATTTGTTCGTTTCAACACAATCACGTGGTATGGGACTTGGCGGTAAATTATTGAACATGTTAAAATCTAAAAGTAAACCCATACTCCTTGAAGTAGAACCAGTAGACTATGAAGACACGGATACCGCTAAACGGCTTAAATTTTATTCGCGTGAAAATTTCACACATGCACAGCGTATCGGCTACAACCGCCGCTCTCTTGCAACAGATGAAAATACTGTGCTTGAAATCCTATACTGGTCACCGAATGACTCGGGCGAAGAAGAAATCTATAATGCAATGACACAGACATACGATGAAATCCACACATATAAAGATGAAACGTTTTATGGTAAAAAGTACGATCCTACCGATAAAGTGCTTGTTTTTCTTTCGGAGGATAAACAGGATATTCTTCAACCGTTCGATAAGCCAGAATGA
- the bioB gene encoding biotin synthase BioB translates to MMRYAGLAEQVLEGHELTDEEALFILNVSDEDVLTLLHAAYTIRKHYYGNKVKLNMIMNTKSGLCPENCGYCAQSIISTAPIEKYSMMKKEEIVAGAARAAKLNAGTYCIVASGRGPVNRELEIVIDSVKEIKSKHEHMTVCACLGLLKPEQASRLKEAGVDRYNHNINTSASHHESITTSHTYKDRVNTIDLVKQSGISPCSGVIIGMRETKQDVISMARSLNAMDADSIPVNFLHAVDGTPLGGTDELTPLYCLKVLCLFRFINPTKEIRISGGREVNLRSLQPLGLYPANSIFIGDYLTTEGQESDKDYQMLKDMGFEIDLEPLAKVSVSV, encoded by the coding sequence ATGATGAGGTATGCTGGTTTAGCTGAACAAGTACTCGAGGGGCATGAGTTAACGGATGAGGAAGCACTTTTTATTCTGAATGTTTCAGACGAGGACGTACTAACACTTCTGCATGCAGCTTATACAATTCGAAAACATTATTATGGGAATAAAGTAAAACTAAATATGATTATGAATACGAAATCTGGCTTATGCCCTGAAAACTGCGGTTACTGTGCACAGTCAATCATTTCGACAGCACCCATTGAAAAGTACTCCATGATGAAAAAAGAGGAAATTGTAGCAGGTGCAGCAAGAGCGGCGAAATTGAATGCGGGAACTTACTGTATCGTGGCGAGTGGTAGAGGACCTGTGAACCGTGAACTTGAAATCGTCATTGATTCCGTGAAGGAAATCAAGTCGAAGCATGAGCATATGACTGTCTGTGCTTGTCTCGGATTGTTGAAACCGGAACAGGCGTCACGATTGAAAGAAGCTGGCGTCGACCGCTACAACCACAACATTAATACGTCAGCTTCTCATCATGAAAGTATTACGACATCTCATACATATAAGGACCGCGTAAACACTATTGACCTGGTCAAACAGTCGGGCATTTCACCGTGTTCAGGCGTCATTATTGGTATGCGTGAAACCAAACAAGATGTCATCTCAATGGCACGTAGTTTGAATGCGATGGATGCGGATTCAATTCCAGTTAACTTTTTACATGCCGTAGATGGGACGCCTCTTGGCGGTACGGATGAATTGACACCGCTTTATTGTTTGAAAGTGTTGTGCTTGTTTAGGTTCATTAACCCGACAAAGGAAATTAGAATTTCCGGTGGACGTGAAGTGAACTTACGCAGTCTTCAGCCGTTAGGACTATACCCGGCGAACTCAATATTTATCGGAGACTATCTGACGACAGAGGGTCAGGAAAGTGACAAGGACTATCAAATGTTAAAGGATATGGGGTTTGAAATTGATTTGGAACCCTTAGCGAAAGTTTCTGTTTCGGTGTGA
- a CDS encoding biotin transporter BioY has product MTTAIVKTKSKSVMSPLTLVYSGMFAALMMIGANITAFVPFLVIGGVPITLQTFFAILAGLILGSRRGALAMAVYMFIGLAGAPVFAKFSGGVGTIISPTFGFIVSFIFVAFIVGEIVEKNSKLHGYIIAAIVGMIVNYVIGTNWMYYAYKLWAAAPDAFTYKVAWLWMVPPLPKDLILAVLAGIFGHRMYKVLKVRR; this is encoded by the coding sequence ATGACAACAGCGATAGTAAAAACGAAAAGTAAAAGTGTAATGAGTCCACTAACACTCGTTTACAGCGGAATGTTCGCGGCGTTGATGATGATTGGTGCGAATATTACAGCGTTTGTACCATTCCTAGTAATCGGTGGTGTACCTATTACGTTGCAGACATTTTTCGCGATTCTTGCGGGACTTATTCTTGGCAGTCGTAGGGGCGCACTGGCAATGGCTGTCTATATGTTCATCGGGCTTGCGGGGGCACCTGTATTTGCGAAATTCAGCGGTGGTGTTGGAACGATTATCAGTCCGACATTCGGATTTATCGTATCTTTCATTTTTGTAGCATTCATTGTTGGGGAAATCGTTGAAAAGAATAGCAAATTACATGGGTATATTATTGCTGCAATCGTTGGGATGATTGTGAATTATGTAATCGGAACGAACTGGATGTATTATGCTTATAAGCTCTGGGCTGCAGCACCGGATGCCTTTACATACAAAGTGGCATGGCTATGGATGGTTCCTCCGCTGCCGAAAGATCTCATACTTGCTGTACTTGCCGGCATCTTTGGACATCGTATGTACAAAGTATTGAAAGTGAGGCGCTAG
- a CDS encoding histidine kinase, translated as MRAFKFVIPVMLLVGGFGWMKLTKEFQEVPELTRLAIVIGAMILSGIISYFLFPKDEGEKS; from the coding sequence TTGAGAGCTTTTAAATTTGTCATTCCAGTCATGCTGCTCGTCGGAGGATTTGGCTGGATGAAATTGACTAAAGAATTCCAAGAAGTGCCCGAATTAACGCGCTTGGCTATAGTAATTGGTGCGATGATTTTGAGTGGGATCATTTCTTACTTTTTATTTCCAAAAGACGAAGGCGAAAAATCTTGA
- a CDS encoding DUF2812 domain-containing protein, whose translation MTVKKWRPLWSYDVEKTESWLSEMAKDGMLLTDINRLTRMFSFEQGQLEIAEHRIIYDKLQGDLPGTLADSGWESEVTEGKWTFVKNCAKDIYIFPSREGVLKRNRLHMYVISVLAFLNAIPLSSMTIAFMTLLLGFPGGIVGSPWWSITALFALQGIATIVLAFYIHRKLRSFEIEHFEIQPDTDIRMSKTFAKLRIGWMYAPDLLEKWLSEMATEGNHLVRVTGSGTRFHFVKGEAQNVSYIYDFQPKVAPAYYAIHKSTGWQLKFTSSFTFMKYTLWAKPYEDGGRVPCLTYDKVERRGQVRRIMTMNGIVVSYVVAMLMFALWISFNVDYDRSPLNTIILAFLVASSISPLFLVTRVILYYRRMRNAGIQERMQ comes from the coding sequence ATGACGGTGAAAAAATGGAGACCATTGTGGAGTTATGATGTGGAAAAGACGGAAAGCTGGTTATCCGAAATGGCTAAGGATGGAATGCTGTTAACGGATATTAATCGCCTGACGAGGATGTTTTCATTTGAACAAGGACAACTTGAAATAGCGGAACATCGTATTATATATGACAAGTTACAAGGGGATTTGCCCGGTACGCTTGCGGATTCTGGTTGGGAAAGTGAAGTGACGGAAGGTAAATGGACATTCGTCAAGAACTGTGCGAAAGATATCTATATATTTCCGTCGCGTGAAGGTGTACTGAAAAGAAATCGACTTCATATGTATGTGATTTCGGTGCTTGCTTTTTTGAATGCTATTCCACTATCTTCCATGACGATCGCATTTATGACACTGTTACTCGGCTTTCCAGGGGGAATCGTGGGGAGCCCTTGGTGGTCGATTACTGCATTGTTCGCGCTCCAAGGAATTGCGACCATTGTGCTCGCATTCTATATCCACCGGAAACTGAGGTCATTTGAAATTGAGCACTTTGAAATCCAGCCGGATACAGATATACGAATGAGCAAAACGTTCGCCAAGCTCAGAATTGGCTGGATGTACGCGCCTGATCTTCTTGAAAAGTGGCTTTCTGAAATGGCAACTGAAGGGAACCACCTTGTTCGTGTAACAGGTTCAGGAACAAGGTTTCATTTCGTGAAGGGGGAAGCCCAAAATGTATCGTATATATATGACTTTCAACCAAAAGTGGCGCCTGCGTATTACGCAATTCATAAAAGTACTGGGTGGCAATTAAAATTCACATCATCTTTTACGTTTATGAAATATACGCTTTGGGCAAAACCATATGAAGATGGCGGCAGGGTTCCATGCTTGACGTACGATAAGGTGGAACGAAGAGGTCAAGTGCGAAGGATTATGACTATGAATGGTATTGTTGTGAGTTATGTAGTTGCGATGTTGATGTTTGCGTTATGGATTAGTTTCAATGTTGATTATGACAGATCTCCCCTCAATACAATTATACTGGCTTTTCTGGTGGCCAGTTCAATCAGTCCGCTTTTTCTGGTGACTCGAGTGATCCTATACTACAGAAGAATGCGTAATGCAGGAATTCAAGAAAGAATGCAATAA
- a CDS encoding PadR family transcriptional regulator: protein MKMEKIIKSYSPMTETAFYILLSLTEPRHGYGIIKYVEELTENRLVLGSGTIYGTLTKMQRDGIISVYADEKRKTIYEITDDGKALMRHEMGRLKELYTNAKKHEGEFQ from the coding sequence TTGAAAATGGAGAAAATCATTAAGTCATATAGTCCGATGACGGAAACGGCATTCTATATTTTGCTGTCGTTGACGGAACCACGCCATGGTTATGGCATTATTAAGTACGTGGAAGAATTGACAGAGAACCGGCTTGTACTTGGATCCGGAACCATTTACGGTACGCTGACGAAAATGCAGCGGGATGGAATCATTTCCGTTTACGCAGATGAAAAACGGAAAACGATTTATGAAATTACGGATGATGGAAAAGCGCTTATGCGCCACGAAATGGGACGGCTAAAAGAACTGTATACAAATGCAAAGAAGCACGAGGGGGAATTCCAATGA
- a CDS encoding thiol-disulfide oxidoreductase DCC family protein has product MKRIILFDGVCNFCDASVQFIIKRDPAAHFLFTSLQSEKGQELTKKYAIPEDVDSLVLIENGKAFTKSSAALRIAKKLDGLWHLFFLFILVPRRIRDVVYDFIATNRYKWFGKKEDACMLPSPEQRKRFI; this is encoded by the coding sequence ATGAAGAGAATTATTTTATTCGACGGTGTTTGTAACTTTTGTGATGCAAGTGTGCAATTCATTATTAAGCGGGATCCTGCCGCCCATTTTCTATTTACTTCATTACAAAGTGAAAAAGGACAGGAACTCACGAAAAAATATGCCATTCCGGAAGACGTTGACAGTTTGGTTTTGATTGAAAACGGCAAAGCGTTCACTAAGTCTTCAGCAGCGCTCCGTATCGCAAAAAAACTGGACGGATTATGGCATCTGTTCTTCCTATTTATACTCGTACCACGTAGAATTCGTGACGTTGTTTATGATTTTATCGCCACGAATCGCTATAAATGGTTTGGCAAGAAAGAAGATGCGTGCATGTTGCCATCGCCAGAACAGCGTAAACGCTTTATATAA
- a CDS encoding DUF779 domain-containing protein: MTERVLATDAALELIAFLKEKHGPLMFHQSGGCCDGSSPMCYPSGELIIGDQDVLLGNIGETPFYMHKNQFEYWRHTQLIIDVVNGRGGMFSLEGVEGKRFLTRSRAFTAEENKELQV; the protein is encoded by the coding sequence ATGACGGAACGCGTACTTGCAACTGACGCTGCACTGGAACTCATTGCTTTTTTGAAAGAAAAACACGGTCCACTCATGTTTCACCAGTCGGGCGGCTGCTGTGATGGCTCCTCGCCGATGTGTTATCCGAGTGGGGAACTGATTATAGGTGATCAGGACGTCCTACTCGGCAATATTGGTGAAACACCTTTCTATATGCACAAAAACCAATTCGAGTATTGGAGGCATACGCAGCTAATCATTGACGTCGTCAATGGTCGTGGTGGAATGTTTTCGCTCGAAGGCGTCGAAGGAAAACGCTTTTTGACTAGGTCACGTGCGTTTACGGCTGAAGAAAACAAAGAATTACAGGTATAA
- the adh gene encoding aldehyde dehydrogenase: MVQAVENQIYAFPNTEGAKVNFKERYDNFIGGKWTAPVNGEYFDNVTPVTGKVFTEVARSTAEDVELALDAAHAAKDAWGKTSVTVRANTLLKIADRIEQNLEMLAVAETWDNGKAVRETLNADLPLAIDHFRYFASAIRAQEGGVSQIDDDTVAYHFHEPIGVVGQIIPWNFPILMAVWKLAPALAAGNCVVLKPAEQTPASILVLVELIEDLLPPGVLNVVNGFGLEAGKPLASSSRIGKIAFTGETTTGRLIMQYASQNAIPVTLELGGKSPNIFFEDIMDEDDSFLDKAIEGFVMFALNQGEVCTCPSRALIQESIYDKFMDRAIERVKAIKTGNPLDPTVMMGAQASTEQLEKILSYLDIGKQEGAECLIGGEQNQLEGDLKDGYYVKPTVFKGNNKMRIFQEEIFGPVVSVTTFKTKEEALEIANDTLYGLGSGVWTRDMNTAYRFGRGIQAGRVWTNCYHMYPAHAAFGGYKASGVGRENHLMMLSHYQQTKNMLVSYSENKQGFF, from the coding sequence ATGGTACAAGCTGTAGAAAATCAGATTTATGCTTTTCCGAACACAGAAGGTGCGAAAGTAAACTTTAAGGAACGCTATGATAACTTTATTGGTGGAAAATGGACTGCACCAGTTAACGGGGAATACTTTGATAACGTGACGCCGGTAACGGGAAAAGTATTTACAGAAGTAGCACGCTCGACTGCTGAGGATGTTGAACTTGCGTTGGATGCGGCACATGCTGCAAAAGATGCTTGGGGCAAAACGTCTGTGACGGTACGTGCGAATACGTTACTGAAAATTGCTGATCGCATTGAGCAAAACTTAGAGATGCTGGCTGTTGCTGAAACATGGGATAACGGCAAAGCAGTTCGGGAAACTTTAAATGCAGATTTGCCGCTTGCTATTGACCATTTCCGTTATTTTGCCAGTGCAATCCGTGCGCAAGAAGGTGGAGTCAGTCAGATTGACGACGATACAGTAGCGTACCATTTCCATGAGCCAATTGGTGTAGTTGGACAAATTATTCCGTGGAACTTCCCGATTCTAATGGCAGTATGGAAGCTTGCACCTGCGCTTGCTGCCGGTAACTGTGTCGTGCTGAAGCCTGCTGAACAGACGCCTGCATCGATTCTTGTACTTGTAGAATTGATTGAAGATCTATTGCCACCTGGTGTTCTGAATGTCGTGAACGGTTTCGGTCTTGAAGCAGGAAAACCACTTGCATCAAGCTCGCGTATCGGAAAAATTGCATTCACAGGTGAAACAACAACAGGACGTCTGATTATGCAATATGCTTCACAAAACGCGATCCCTGTCACACTTGAATTAGGCGGTAAATCGCCGAACATCTTCTTCGAAGACATTATGGACGAAGACGATTCGTTCTTGGACAAAGCAATAGAAGGCTTCGTCATGTTTGCACTGAATCAGGGGGAAGTATGTACTTGTCCTTCACGCGCGTTGATTCAAGAATCTATTTACGATAAATTCATGGATCGTGCAATTGAGCGTGTTAAAGCGATTAAAACAGGAAATCCTCTTGATCCAACTGTCATGATGGGTGCGCAAGCGTCAACTGAACAGTTGGAGAAAATTCTTTCTTATCTAGATATCGGTAAACAGGAAGGTGCAGAATGCCTGATTGGCGGAGAGCAAAATCAGCTTGAAGGCGATTTGAAAGACGGCTACTACGTCAAGCCGACTGTCTTTAAAGGGAATAATAAAATGCGGATTTTCCAAGAAGAAATCTTTGGTCCTGTCGTTTCGGTTACAACTTTTAAAACAAAAGAAGAAGCGCTTGAAATTGCCAACGATACGCTATACGGTTTGGGTTCGGGTGTTTGGACGCGCGATATGAATACAGCGTACCGTTTCGGTCGCGGCATTCAAGCGGGACGTGTCTGGACAAACTGTTACCACATGTACCCGGCGCATGCTGCGTTCGGTGGTTATAAAGCATCCGGTGTCGGTCGTGAAAACCACTTAATGATGTTGAGCCACTATCAACAAACGAAAAATATGCTCGTTAGCTACAGCGAAAACAAACAAGGTTTCTTTTAA
- a CDS encoding S1C family serine protease produces the protein METENKNGLGKRFLSTLGAGVIGSVLTLAVVVNTDVLQADSTDVVPATTDTVPYNVQQTSAKDTPSLSDMVEQSSGAIVGIVNYQQENNPFSQQAGSSKNGSGSGVIYKIEGDKAFIVTNNHVIEDAEKLEVSLESGETTKATLVGKDALSDLAVLTIDAKYADTSLEFGDSDKLRAGDDVIAIGNPLGLDFSGTVTQGIVSAVDRSINVETSAGQWEMNVIQTDAAINPGNSGGALLNAAGQVIGINSLKISESGVEGLGFAIPSNEVIPLIEEMTEHGQIERPYIGIGLADLDQVPRTYLQSLPNEVTAGVVIANIDPESAAGKAGLDVEDIITAINGTEVKNSTELRKFLYANLSVGDKATFTIYRGAELKTIDVLLTSNVSTAN, from the coding sequence ATGGAGACAGAAAATAAAAACGGATTAGGTAAACGGTTTTTATCGACACTAGGAGCAGGTGTTATTGGTTCAGTATTAACGTTAGCGGTCGTCGTCAATACAGATGTACTGCAAGCCGATTCCACCGACGTGGTACCTGCCACTACGGATACGGTTCCCTATAATGTCCAGCAAACAAGTGCTAAAGATACACCGTCACTTTCCGACATGGTAGAACAGTCTTCCGGTGCGATTGTCGGGATTGTGAATTACCAACAAGAAAATAATCCTTTCTCACAGCAAGCCGGGAGTTCCAAGAACGGTTCAGGTTCAGGTGTCATTTATAAAATAGAAGGTGACAAAGCGTTTATTGTGACGAATAACCACGTCATCGAAGACGCAGAAAAGCTCGAGGTCTCACTTGAAAGTGGAGAGACAACGAAGGCTACACTTGTCGGGAAAGATGCGCTAAGTGACCTTGCAGTCCTAACAATCGACGCGAAGTATGCAGACACTTCCCTTGAATTCGGAGATTCCGATAAACTACGTGCAGGAGACGATGTTATCGCTATTGGTAATCCTCTTGGCCTCGATTTCTCCGGCACAGTGACCCAGGGAATTGTGAGTGCAGTCGATCGATCCATTAATGTGGAGACGTCTGCAGGTCAATGGGAAATGAATGTTATTCAAACGGACGCTGCCATTAACCCCGGCAACAGTGGCGGTGCACTCCTTAATGCAGCAGGACAAGTCATTGGCATTAACAGCTTAAAAATTTCTGAAAGTGGTGTTGAAGGACTAGGCTTTGCGATTCCAAGTAACGAAGTCATTCCATTGATTGAGGAAATGACAGAACACGGACAAATTGAACGCCCATACATCGGTATCGGACTCGCGGATCTTGATCAGGTGCCACGGACCTACTTGCAAAGTCTTCCAAATGAAGTTACAGCTGGTGTGGTAATTGCAAATATTGATCCTGAATCGGCAGCAGGAAAAGCCGGCCTCGATGTAGAAGATATAATAACTGCGATTAATGGTACTGAAGTGAAGAACTCGACAGAACTTCGAAAGTTCTTGTACGCTAATCTTTCTGTCGGTGACAAAGCCACATTTACGATCTATCGCGGTGCAGAGTTAAAAACGATTGACGTTTTACTTACAAGCAATGTATCCACGGCAAATTAA
- a CDS encoding response regulator transcription factor: MKILVIEDNESVSSMIELFFLKEEIDGSFIKNGLEGFELALQGGWDCIIIDWMLPGMDGISICRKLRSENIGTPIIMLTAKDGESDLVLGLEMGADDYVTKPFSPLALIARIKAVTRRYSTPKDKPTQDGVVKTTHFSINLNTRDVFLNGVRVQNLTPKEFDLLYHFVQHPKQVFSREQLLDSVWGYDFYGDDRTVDVHIKRLRTKVSTDEQPFFHTVWGVGYRFDETLGDSR; this comes from the coding sequence GTGAAGATTTTAGTTATTGAAGATAATGAGAGTGTATCTTCAATGATTGAACTATTCTTTTTGAAGGAAGAAATCGATGGTTCATTCATAAAAAACGGTTTGGAAGGTTTCGAACTTGCGTTGCAAGGTGGCTGGGATTGCATTATTATCGATTGGATGTTGCCTGGCATGGACGGCATTTCGATTTGCCGTAAACTCCGGTCTGAAAACATTGGGACACCGATTATTATGCTAACTGCAAAAGACGGTGAATCAGACCTGGTGCTCGGACTTGAAATGGGTGCAGATGATTATGTCACAAAACCATTTAGTCCACTGGCGCTCATTGCCCGCATTAAAGCGGTGACACGCAGGTATTCAACACCGAAAGACAAACCAACACAAGATGGCGTCGTCAAAACAACCCACTTTAGCATCAATTTAAACACGCGAGACGTTTTTCTCAATGGCGTACGGGTACAAAACTTGACCCCGAAAGAATTCGATCTGCTCTACCACTTTGTACAGCATCCCAAACAAGTTTTCTCACGCGAGCAATTGCTGGATAGTGTGTGGGGCTATGACTTTTACGGTGATGACAGAACTGTCGACGTACACATTAAACGGCTTCGCACGAAAGTCTCAACCGATGAACAACCTTTTTTCCATACTGTTTGGGGCGTTGGTTATCGATTCGACGAAACCTTAGGTGATTCAAGGTGA
- a CDS encoding HAMP domain-containing sensor histidine kinase produces MKVKYLYQQLVSHFSVIVIAFLLLSLLFSHYIEQFVYDTKTVELAEYGQTILYDIQQDQRNSDGILKSYGHILNGRDIQYSLFDENSSIIYSTGIKTPLISLSKEEWHDIKNGETVTVKQDFKRFNEAVTFVLLPYMQNNQFGGGILLTSPIKGSREVISQMNNYLLVTTFIALAISLLLSWILSTFHVRRIKGLQEATSAVAQGDYSVRIPSSDFDEISELAGDFNKMVEKLDASMEEIENLENRRRQFMADVSHELRTPLTTIRGMIEGLKNNMIPESEKEKGLQLATNETLRLIRLVNENLDYEKIRSNQVTLIKQDIQLVELLEIIKDHLDGVAAERNNEIFVDVDPNIMVFADYDRLTQILINITKNSIQFTSNGRVLLRGYTSDNTCIIEIEDTGIGIDPHDIEKIWGRFYKAIESRTTNPYGEFGLGLSIVKSLVMMHNGAIDVTSEKGKGTKFTLSFPVQNEN; encoded by the coding sequence GTGAAAGTGAAATACTTATACCAACAACTTGTCAGTCATTTCAGCGTAATCGTCATCGCCTTTTTACTATTAAGCTTGCTATTTTCTCACTATATCGAGCAGTTTGTTTATGATACTAAAACGGTAGAACTCGCGGAATATGGACAAACTATTTTATATGATATCCAACAAGACCAACGAAATTCGGACGGAATTTTAAAGTCTTACGGACACATCCTAAATGGTCGGGATATTCAATATAGTTTATTCGACGAAAATTCATCCATCATCTATTCAACAGGCATAAAAACGCCGCTTATAAGTTTGAGTAAAGAAGAATGGCACGATATTAAAAATGGTGAAACTGTAACTGTGAAGCAGGATTTCAAACGATTCAACGAAGCCGTTACATTTGTACTTCTTCCGTATATGCAAAACAATCAATTTGGCGGCGGTATCCTTTTAACGTCACCCATAAAAGGCTCGCGAGAAGTTATTTCGCAAATGAATAACTATTTGCTTGTTACAACATTCATCGCACTTGCCATTTCACTTCTTCTTAGCTGGATTTTATCGACTTTTCACGTTAGGAGAATTAAAGGACTCCAAGAAGCAACTTCTGCCGTTGCACAAGGTGATTACTCAGTACGCATCCCCTCTTCGGATTTTGATGAAATCAGTGAACTTGCGGGTGATTTTAATAAAATGGTTGAAAAATTAGATGCCTCAATGGAGGAAATTGAAAATCTTGAAAACAGGCGTCGCCAATTCATGGCAGATGTATCACACGAATTACGAACACCACTTACAACGATAAGAGGCATGATTGAGGGCCTAAAAAACAATATGATTCCTGAATCTGAAAAAGAAAAAGGACTACAGCTCGCAACAAATGAAACGTTAAGACTTATTCGTCTGGTCAATGAAAACTTGGATTACGAAAAAATCAGATCCAACCAAGTTACACTCATTAAACAGGACATCCAGCTTGTTGAATTGTTGGAAATTATCAAGGATCATCTCGATGGCGTTGCGGCGGAACGAAATAATGAGATTTTTGTGGATGTAGACCCCAATATAATGGTGTTTGCAGATTATGATAGACTGACCCAGATATTGATCAACATCACGAAAAACAGTATTCAATTTACCAGCAACGGAAGAGTTCTTCTTCGTGGTTATACGAGTGACAATACCTGTATCATCGAAATTGAAGATACAGGTATCGGGATTGACCCCCATGATATCGAGAAAATTTGGGGACGGTTTTATAAAGCAATTGAGTCTAGAACAACAAATCCGTATGGCGAATTCGGGCTCGGCTTATCGATTGTAAAAAGTCTAGTAATGATGCATAACGGTGCAATCGACGTAACAAGTGAAAAAGGAAAAGGAACGAAATTCACACTATCGTTCCCCGTACAAAACGAAAACTAA
- a CDS encoding peptidylprolyl isomerase yields the protein MRKKRFSTLATVGLLSAILTITTGCSSNAEATNETVATIGDEKITKDELYEVLVQSAGQEALTSMIDEKVIELELKKDKITVSDKEIEAEFATYVKSSGGEEAFAAALEQNGMTEKQFKENINDYLSIRKVIEPRIDITDEEIKTYFEENKDSFNQEEQVEASHILVEDEATAKKVAKKLAAGEDFAALAKEYSSDTASAANGGELGLFSRGKMVAEFEEAAFSMKVDTISDPVKTEHGYHIIKVTDKKAAKEAVLEDSKEEVKALLFEEGLQTEYIEWLDEAKADYKINNTLLTE from the coding sequence TTGCGTAAAAAAAGGTTTTCTACACTAGCAACAGTTGGCCTACTTTCAGCTATTTTAACAATAACAACAGGCTGTTCAAGTAATGCAGAAGCAACAAATGAAACAGTGGCGACTATCGGTGATGAAAAAATAACAAAAGATGAATTATATGAGGTCCTCGTTCAATCGGCCGGACAAGAAGCACTTACTTCAATGATTGACGAAAAAGTTATTGAACTTGAATTAAAAAAAGACAAAATCACTGTTTCTGATAAAGAGATAGAAGCGGAATTTGCAACGTACGTTAAAAGTTCAGGTGGTGAAGAGGCCTTTGCTGCTGCATTGGAACAGAATGGAATGACAGAAAAGCAATTCAAAGAAAATATTAATGACTATTTATCGATTCGAAAAGTGATTGAACCGCGTATCGATATAACTGACGAGGAAATCAAGACCTACTTCGAAGAAAACAAAGATTCTTTTAACCAGGAAGAACAAGTTGAAGCAAGTCATATTTTAGTTGAAGATGAAGCTACAGCGAAAAAAGTTGCGAAGAAACTTGCAGCTGGGGAAGATTTCGCTGCTCTTGCAAAAGAATACTCATCGGATACAGCCAGCGCAGCAAATGGTGGAGAATTAGGCCTTTTCTCAAGAGGGAAAATGGTAGCCGAATTTGAAGAAGCAGCATTTTCAATGAAAGTTGATACAATTAGCGATCCTGTGAAAACAGAACACGGTTATCATATTATTAAGGTAACTGATAAAAAAGCCGCAAAAGAGGCTGTCTTAGAAGATAGTAAAGAAGAAGTCAAAGCGTTATTATTTGAAGAAGGATTACAAACAGAGTATATCGAATGGCTAGATGAAGCAAAAGCAGACTATAAAATCAATAATACGTTACTAACAGAATAA